Proteins from a genomic interval of Clostridium cochlearium:
- a CDS encoding TatD family hydrolase, whose protein sequence is MNIFDSHAHYDDDSFNEDRAKVLQELKDNNIIGVLNCGSSFKGAIDSVNLAENYDFFYAAVGIHPEYADTVDDDMLNEIKNMTSYPKVKAIGEIGLDYYYEDNPSREVQKEVFIKQMELAKELNLPVVIHNRDAHKDTLDIIKMFPEVKGVIHCFSGSVEFARECLKLGYYIGFTGVVTFKNARKTLEVAKDVPIDRILVETDCPYMAPEPHRGKRNRSEYIEQIIKKIAQIKEISEEELNNQLILNTKQLLNIK, encoded by the coding sequence ATGAATATATTTGATTCACATGCTCATTATGATGATGATTCATTTAACGAAGATAGAGCAAAAGTATTACAAGAATTAAAAGATAATAATATTATTGGGGTTTTAAATTGTGGATCTTCTTTTAAGGGAGCTATAGATTCAGTAAATTTAGCTGAAAATTATGATTTCTTCTATGCTGCTGTTGGCATTCATCCTGAATATGCAGATACAGTAGATGATGATATGTTAAATGAGATAAAAAATATGACTTCTTATCCTAAGGTAAAAGCCATTGGGGAAATAGGGTTGGATTATTATTATGAGGATAACCCCTCTAGGGAGGTTCAAAAGGAAGTATTTATAAAACAAATGGAATTAGCGAAAGAATTAAATTTGCCTGTAGTAATTCATAACAGAGATGCTCATAAAGATACCTTAGATATAATAAAGATGTTCCCAGAAGTAAAGGGAGTAATTCATTGTTTTTCTGGGAGTGTAGAATTTGCAAGGGAATGCTTAAAATTGGGGTACTATATAGGATTTACAGGTGTTGTAACTTTTAAGAATGCTAGGAAAACTTTAGAGGTTGCAAAGGATGTCCCTATAGATAGAATACTAGTGGAAACGGATTGCCCATATATGGCACCGGAGCCCCATAGAGGAAAACGTAATAGATCAGAGTATATAGAACAAATTATTAAAAAAATAGCTCAAATTAAAGAAATATCAGAAGAGGAACTTAATAATCAACTAATATTAAATACAAAACAGTTGCTTAATATAAAATAA
- a CDS encoding prolipoprotein diacylglyceryl transferase produces MKPVLFEIFGLKIYGYGAMIALGILAAVILLDKRSKNMGYNEDSIFNMTIVAIIGGILGGKLLYIIVDIKNIIDNPEILKDLGNGFVIYGAIIGGALSVYLYCKKKNWNVLEMLDLVVPSVALAQGFGRIGCFLAGCCYGKPTKLPIGITFTNSPFAPSNIHLHPTQIYSSIFDFLLAFFLLWYSKKDKKPGRVFSLYVILYGVGRIIVEFFRGDPRGNVFILSTSQFISLFTIIIGVFIFNVDKFKKE; encoded by the coding sequence ATGAAACCAGTATTATTTGAAATATTTGGACTAAAAATATATGGTTATGGTGCTATGATTGCTTTAGGAATATTGGCAGCAGTAATATTATTAGATAAAAGATCAAAAAACATGGGATACAATGAAGATAGTATTTTTAACATGACAATTGTGGCAATTATTGGGGGAATATTAGGAGGAAAGCTGCTCTATATAATTGTAGATATAAAAAATATAATAGATAATCCTGAGATTTTAAAAGATTTAGGTAATGGCTTTGTAATATATGGGGCCATAATAGGTGGAGCTCTTTCAGTATATTTATACTGTAAGAAAAAGAACTGGAATGTCCTAGAAATGCTTGATTTAGTAGTACCATCAGTAGCATTGGCTCAAGGTTTTGGAAGAATAGGGTGTTTTTTAGCAGGATGTTGTTATGGTAAACCTACGAAGTTACCAATAGGTATTACATTTACAAATTCACCCTTTGCTCCATCAAATATCCATCTTCATCCTACTCAAATTTATTCATCTATATTTGATTTTTTGTTAGCGTTTTTCTTGCTTTGGTATAGTAAAAAGGACAAAAAACCGGGAAGAGTATTTTCATTATATGTGATTTTATATGGTGTAGGTAGAATTATAGTTGAGTTTTTTAGAGGAGATCCAAGGGGGAATGTATTTATTTTATCTACCTCTCAATTTATAAGTTTATTTACTATTATTATAGGAGTATTTATATTTAATGTAGATAAATTTAAAAAAGAATAA
- a CDS encoding 3D domain-containing protein: MVEECKKSINKYFSNENRAVIITTFVLIIIAALVFSAKKTLYVNVDGKEKKIITFKSDIKDVLSTNGIQVGAKDKVTPKIDNKVNNGDKIYIKRAVDVQLEVDGKKLSIKSAEDNVDKMLKAEGINIKNEDKILPSKTEKLKDGLKVAIVRVDSKVLKEVKSINFSTVTKQDINMKQGENKTIQEGKPGEKVITTKVIYENGKEIARKVISEVVTKKPVEKIIAMGNTSSYIPSRGGNFQYSNAIKMKATAYTADYQSTGKNPGDPGYGITATGTVARRSQGGYSTIAVDPRVIPLGTKVYVEGYGYAIAEDTGGAIKGNRIDVFVPTNSEAYQWGVRWVNLYILK, encoded by the coding sequence TTGGTGGAAGAATGTAAGAAATCTATCAACAAATATTTTTCAAATGAAAATAGAGCAGTTATTATTACAACATTTGTATTAATAATTATAGCAGCATTAGTATTTAGCGCAAAAAAAACTCTTTATGTAAATGTTGATGGAAAAGAAAAAAAGATAATTACATTTAAATCTGATATTAAAGATGTATTGTCTACGAATGGTATACAGGTGGGAGCTAAAGATAAGGTTACACCTAAAATTGACAACAAAGTAAATAATGGCGATAAAATATATATAAAAAGAGCAGTTGATGTTCAATTAGAGGTAGATGGTAAAAAATTGTCAATAAAATCTGCAGAAGATAATGTTGATAAAATGTTAAAAGCAGAGGGTATAAACATTAAAAATGAGGATAAAATTTTACCTTCTAAGACAGAAAAACTAAAAGATGGACTTAAAGTGGCTATTGTTAGAGTAGATTCAAAAGTATTAAAAGAGGTAAAATCAATTAATTTTTCAACAGTCACAAAGCAAGATATCAATATGAAACAAGGCGAAAATAAAACTATCCAGGAAGGTAAACCTGGTGAAAAAGTTATAACAACAAAGGTAATTTATGAAAATGGCAAAGAGATTGCTAGAAAAGTTATAAGTGAAGTGGTTACTAAAAAACCAGTGGAAAAAATTATAGCTATGGGTAATACATCATCATATATTCCTTCAAGGGGAGGAAATTTCCAATACTCAAATGCTATAAAAATGAAAGCTACTGCTTATACTGCAGATTATCAATCCACAGGTAAAAATCCAGGGGATCCAGGTTATGGTATAACAGCTACTGGAACAGTAGCAAGAAGATCTCAAGGAGGATATAGTACCATAGCAGTAGACCCAAGAGTAATTCCTCTAGGAACAAAAGTATATGTAGAAGGTTATGGATATGCTATTGCAGAAGATACAGGAGGAGCTATAAAAGGTAATAGAATAGATGTATTTGTTCCTACTAATAGCGAAGCATATCAATGGGGAGTTAGATGGGTAAATTTATATATATTAAAGTAG
- a CDS encoding Mrp/NBP35 family ATP-binding protein: MSNCDSCPSKGKCDSNEASCSKIVPKYGNIKHIIGVISGKGGVGKSTVTGILATKLKKAGYKVGVLDADITGPSMPRFFGINEERAYALEGRTGEEIKFLPVETSSGIKVMSLNLLTEHEEEPVIWRGPVITGVLTQMYTDTEWGELDYLLIDMPPGTGDVALTIMQSIPVEGMVVVSTAQDMVSMIVKKVIIMAKKMNINVLGVVENMSYVRCSCGEKINLFSRKTAEEQAKYLEVPLIAELPVNLDLTESMEKGNVEDYITACAEYEELLEGFMNQIK, from the coding sequence ATGAGTAATTGTGATAGTTGTCCAAGTAAAGGTAAATGTGATAGTAATGAAGCATCATGTTCTAAAATAGTACCTAAATACGGTAATATAAAACACATAATTGGTGTTATAAGTGGTAAAGGTGGAGTAGGTAAATCTACAGTTACAGGAATTCTTGCTACAAAGCTAAAAAAAGCAGGATATAAAGTTGGGGTATTAGATGCAGATATAACAGGACCATCAATGCCTAGATTTTTTGGAATAAATGAAGAAAGAGCATATGCTTTAGAAGGAAGAACTGGAGAAGAAATTAAATTTTTACCAGTAGAAACATCATCAGGTATAAAGGTTATGTCTCTTAATCTATTAACTGAACATGAAGAAGAACCAGTTATATGGAGAGGTCCAGTTATTACAGGAGTACTTACTCAAATGTATACAGATACAGAATGGGGAGAACTTGATTATCTTCTTATAGATATGCCACCAGGAACAGGAGACGTAGCACTTACAATCATGCAAAGTATACCTGTAGAAGGAATGGTAGTTGTTTCAACAGCTCAAGATATGGTTTCTATGATAGTTAAAAAAGTAATTATAATGGCAAAAAAAATGAATATAAATGTTTTAGGTGTAGTAGAAAATATGTCTTATGTAAGATGTAGTTGTGGAGAAAAAATAAATTTATTTAGTAGAAAAACTGCTGAAGAACAAGCTAAATATTTAGAAGTACCTTTAATAGCAGAACTTCCTGTAAATTTAGACTTAACAGAAAGTATGGAGAAAGGTAATGTGGAAGATTATATTACAGCCTGTGCAGAATATGAGGAGCTATTAGAAGGATTTATGAATCAGATAAAATAA
- the rnmV gene encoding ribonuclease M5 yields the protein MIKEVIVVEGRDDITAVKRAVDAEVIAVGGFGINAKVINRIKEAQKRQGVIIFTDPDFAGEKIRKIIAKRVQGVRHAYISKGEGYKDGDIGVENASPDAIISALNSAKCNVKIKREEFSIQDMITYGLSGMKDSKERRDKLAKILRIGYCNASQFLTRLNNYGITREEFLNGIRKIDEENSYEKK from the coding sequence ATGATTAAAGAAGTTATAGTAGTGGAAGGCAGAGACGATATAACTGCAGTTAAAAGAGCTGTAGATGCAGAGGTTATTGCTGTAGGAGGATTTGGTATAAATGCAAAGGTTATAAATAGAATAAAGGAAGCACAAAAAAGGCAAGGGGTAATAATATTTACAGATCCAGATTTTGCAGGCGAAAAAATAAGAAAAATTATAGCTAAAAGAGTCCAAGGAGTAAGGCATGCTTATATATCTAAAGGAGAGGGATATAAAGATGGAGACATCGGTGTGGAGAATGCATCACCTGATGCTATAATAAGTGCTTTGAATTCTGCAAAGTGTAACGTTAAAATAAAAAGAGAAGAATTTTCAATACAAGATATGATTACGTATGGATTAAGTGGAATGAAAGATTCTAAAGAGAGAAGAGATAAACTTGCTAAAATTTTAAGAATAGGATATTGTAATGCTTCTCAATTTTTAACTAGGCTAAATAATTATGGTATAACAAGAGAAGAATTTTTAAATGGAATAAGAAAAATAGATGAGGAGAATAGTTATGAAAAAAAATAA
- the rsmA gene encoding 16S rRNA (adenine(1518)-N(6)/adenine(1519)-N(6))-dimethyltransferase RsmA, with protein MKKNNTKDIVNKYNFSFTKSLGQNFLIDDGVIRDIVEGADVEKEDVIVEIGPGSGALTRELLNVAKEVIAIEVDSKLIPILKEELKEYDNLTLINEDILKINLDEIVLEKENLKLVANLPYYATTPIIAKILKQGLNFKSLTVMIQKEVGERMSAKPKDKEYGSLSLLVQYYCNINVIRKVSPSSFIPRPKVDSIIIRLDKLQQPRVSVKDEELFFKIIRTAFNMRRKTMWNVIKSLSNLDKEIIERVFKLSNIDPKRRGETLSVEEFALLSDSLHELI; from the coding sequence ATGAAAAAAAATAATACTAAAGATATTGTTAATAAATATAACTTTAGTTTTACTAAGAGTTTAGGACAAAATTTTCTTATAGATGATGGGGTTATAAGAGATATTGTAGAAGGAGCAGATGTAGAAAAAGAAGATGTAATTGTAGAAATAGGACCAGGTTCAGGGGCATTAACAAGAGAATTACTGAATGTAGCTAAAGAAGTTATAGCTATAGAAGTAGATTCAAAATTAATACCTATTTTAAAAGAAGAATTAAAAGAATATGATAATTTAACTCTTATTAATGAAGATATATTAAAAATTAATTTAGATGAAATAGTATTAGAAAAAGAAAATTTAAAATTAGTTGCTAACCTTCCATACTATGCAACTACTCCTATTATAGCCAAGATATTAAAACAAGGATTAAATTTTAAATCGTTAACAGTAATGATACAAAAAGAAGTTGGAGAGAGAATGTCGGCTAAACCTAAAGATAAAGAATATGGTTCATTATCTTTATTGGTTCAATATTATTGTAATATAAATGTTATAAGAAAAGTTTCACCATCTAGTTTTATACCTAGACCAAAGGTAGATTCAATAATAATAAGATTAGATAAATTACAACAACCTAGAGTAAGTGTAAAAGACGAAGAATTATTTTTTAAAATAATAAGGACAGCTTTTAATATGAGAAGAAAAACTATGTGGAATGTTATAAAAAGTTTAAGTAATTTAGATAAAGAGATAATTGAAAGAGTTTTTAAACTTTCTAATATAGATCCTAAAAGAAGGGGAGAAACCTTGTCTGTGGAGGAATTTGCACTTCTATCTGATAGCTTGCATGAATTAATATAA
- a CDS encoding PsbP-related protein has product MKIIVLDRKKTKVFIIILLLMTSMFVFQRVINNSMKMTSLMQSNIKKLKNYKALNGEIEYGLPEQWIAEEKKFEGSEIVYHNEFESRDLKVHGFMQVWDIGYNIKEFLQNSKSISEKQNKISDYVMKNIKINNKPAYCISYIIKNNQDRLFKCYEYFLNKDDKIIRFSFFVQEDKFKENMPTIFKNIVETLKYNKK; this is encoded by the coding sequence ATGAAAATCATAGTTTTAGATAGGAAAAAGACTAAAGTATTTATAATTATATTGCTTTTAATGACAAGTATGTTTGTTTTTCAAAGAGTAATAAATAATAGCATGAAAATGACCTCTTTAATGCAAAGTAATATAAAAAAGTTGAAGAATTATAAAGCTTTAAATGGTGAAATAGAATATGGACTGCCAGAGCAGTGGATAGCTGAAGAAAAGAAATTTGAAGGCAGTGAGATCGTTTATCATAATGAATTTGAATCAAGAGATTTAAAGGTCCATGGTTTTATGCAGGTTTGGGATATAGGATATAATATAAAGGAATTTTTACAAAACAGTAAGAGTATATCGGAAAAACAAAATAAAATATCTGATTATGTTATGAAAAATATAAAGATAAATAATAAACCTGCTTATTGCATTAGTTATATTATAAAAAATAATCAGGATAGACTATTTAAATGTTATGAGTATTTTTTAAATAAAGACGATAAAATTATAAGATTTTCATTTTTCGTACAGGAAGATAAGTTTAAGGAAAACATGCCAACCATTTTTAAAAATATAGTTGAAACTTTAAAATATAATAAAAAATAA
- a CDS encoding ferredoxin, protein MKAYVDKETCIGCGLCPSVAPEVFEMDDDGKAKTITEEVPDGSEELSKEAEASCPTSAISVEE, encoded by the coding sequence ATGAAAGCATATGTAGATAAAGAAACTTGTATAGGATGTGGATTATGTCCTTCAGTGGCTCCAGAAGTATTTGAAATGGATGACGATGGTAAAGCTAAAACAATAACAGAAGAAGTCCCAGATGGATCAGAGGAGCTTTCTAAAGAAGCGGAAGCTAGCTGCCCAACATCTGCTATTTCTGTAGAAGAGTAG
- the metG gene encoding methionine--tRNA ligase encodes MSKKTFYITTPIYYPSAKLHIGNTYTTVAADALARFKRLTGYDVLFLTGTDEHGQKIQRVAEEKGLKPKEYLDDMVDSIKELWKLMNISYDKFIRTTDDYHVKAVQKIFKKLYDQGDIYKGEYEGWYCTPCESFWRESQLENHNCPDCGRPVEKTKEEAYFFKMSKYADKLIKYIEEHPDFIQPESRKNEMLNNFLRPGLQDLCISRTSFDWGIPVSFDNKHVIYVWIDALSNYITALGYNSDNQELLEKYWPANVHLVGKDILRFHTIYWPIMLMALGIELPKQVFGHGWLLVDGGKMSKSKGNVVDPVILVDHFGEDTVRYYLLREIPFGSDGLFNNELFIKKINSDLANDLGNLLSRTVTMVQKYFDGVMPAPVAKEAIDDELINLALATREKVENNMDKLRIPESLDEIWTLIGRANKYIDETTPWILAKDENKKDRLGTVLYNLSETLRIISVLISAFLPKTSEKINEQLNVNLTTWDSIASFDGTKAGTKVVKGDALFPRIDVEAKIEELNNLKKEEEPKREIKPIKEEITIDDFDKIDLRVVKVISCEPVKGAKKLLKLKVDLGGEERQVISGIAQYYKPEELVGKSVILVANLKPVKLRGELSQGMILAAATDDDSKLFTVTIPGELPTGSQVN; translated from the coding sequence ATGAGTAAAAAAACTTTTTATATTACTACACCTATATATTATCCATCAGCTAAATTACATATAGGAAATACCTATACTACAGTTGCAGCAGATGCATTAGCTAGGTTTAAAAGATTAACTGGATATGATGTGTTATTTTTAACTGGAACAGATGAGCATGGTCAAAAAATTCAAAGAGTGGCAGAAGAAAAGGGATTGAAACCTAAAGAATACTTAGATGATATGGTTGATAGCATAAAAGAATTATGGAAGTTAATGAATATAAGTTATGATAAATTTATAAGAACTACAGATGATTATCACGTAAAAGCTGTACAAAAAATATTTAAAAAGCTATATGATCAGGGAGATATATATAAAGGAGAATATGAAGGATGGTATTGTACACCTTGCGAATCCTTCTGGAGAGAATCACAATTAGAAAATCATAATTGCCCTGACTGTGGAAGACCTGTGGAAAAGACAAAGGAAGAAGCATATTTCTTTAAGATGTCTAAATATGCGGATAAATTAATTAAATATATAGAAGAACATCCTGATTTTATACAACCAGAATCACGAAAAAATGAAATGCTAAATAACTTTTTAAGACCAGGATTACAAGATTTATGTATTTCAAGAACTTCATTTGATTGGGGTATACCTGTAAGTTTTGACAATAAACACGTTATATATGTTTGGATAGATGCTTTATCTAATTATATAACAGCATTAGGATATAATAGTGATAATCAAGAACTCTTAGAAAAATATTGGCCAGCAAATGTACATTTAGTTGGAAAAGACATATTAAGATTCCATACAATATATTGGCCTATTATGCTTATGGCATTAGGTATTGAACTACCAAAACAAGTATTTGGTCACGGATGGCTTTTAGTTGATGGCGGAAAAATGTCTAAATCAAAAGGAAATGTTGTAGACCCAGTTATTTTAGTAGATCATTTTGGTGAGGATACAGTAAGATATTATCTTTTAAGAGAAATTCCATTTGGTTCAGATGGATTATTTAATAATGAATTATTTATAAAAAAAATAAACTCAGATTTAGCAAACGACTTAGGAAATTTACTTTCAAGAACTGTGACTATGGTGCAAAAGTACTTTGATGGTGTAATGCCAGCACCTGTAGCAAAAGAAGCTATTGATGACGAACTTATAAACTTAGCTTTAGCTACTAGAGAAAAAGTTGAAAATAATATGGATAAATTAAGAATACCTGAATCTTTAGATGAAATTTGGACACTTATAGGAAGAGCTAATAAATATATAGATGAAACAACCCCATGGATACTTGCTAAAGATGAAAATAAGAAAGATAGATTAGGTACAGTGTTATATAATTTATCAGAAACTTTAAGAATTATTTCAGTTCTTATATCAGCATTTTTACCAAAAACAAGTGAAAAAATAAATGAACAGTTAAATGTGAACTTGACTACTTGGGATAGTATAGCTTCTTTTGATGGAACTAAGGCTGGTACAAAGGTTGTAAAGGGAGATGCATTATTCCCAAGAATAGATGTAGAAGCTAAAATTGAAGAGCTAAACAATTTAAAGAAGGAAGAAGAACCAAAAAGAGAAATTAAGCCTATAAAAGAAGAAATAACTATAGATGATTTTGATAAAATTGACTTAAGAGTAGTAAAGGTAATTTCTTGTGAACCTGTAAAAGGTGCAAAAAAACTTTTAAAATTAAAAGTTGATTTAGGTGGAGAAGAAAGACAGGTAATTTCAGGAATTGCTCAATATTATAAACCAGAAGAATTAGTAGGAAAATCTGTAATTTTAGTTGCAAATTTAAAACCTGTAAAATTAAGAGGAGAATTATCTCAAGGAATGATATTAGCAGCTGCTACAGATGATGACAGTAAATTATTCACAGTGACTATTCCAGGAGAATTACCAACAGGAAGTCAAGTTAACTAG
- a CDS encoding uracil-DNA glycosylase: MLGWRELYNNCLNCNKCDLCKNRTYMVFGEGNPRADIMFIGEAPGGDEDKTGRPFIGRAGQFLTKILLSLDLKRERDYYICNICKCRPENNRNPKEDEIESCIPYLRNQFALIQPKIIVCLGAIATNRIISDQWRITRDRGKWIKRKGCLITATFHPAAVLRDEGKKQYIIKDLQEVKRAYESLKKVN; encoded by the coding sequence GTGTTAGGTTGGAGAGAATTATATAATAATTGTTTGAATTGTAATAAATGTGATTTATGTAAAAATAGAACTTATATGGTTTTTGGTGAAGGAAATCCTAGAGCAGATATAATGTTTATTGGTGAAGCACCAGGAGGAGACGAGGATAAAACAGGCAGACCTTTTATAGGTAGAGCAGGACAGTTTCTTACAAAAATATTATTGAGTTTGGACTTAAAAAGAGAAAGAGATTATTATATATGTAATATTTGTAAATGTAGGCCTGAGAATAATAGGAATCCTAAAGAAGATGAAATTGAATCTTGTATACCATATTTAAGAAATCAATTTGCATTAATACAGCCTAAAATAATAGTATGTCTAGGAGCTATAGCAACTAACCGTATTATAAGTGATCAATGGAGGATAACTAGAGATAGAGGAAAGTGGATAAAAAGAAAAGGATGCCTTATTACAGCTACTTTTCATCCAGCAGCAGTACTAAGAGATGAAGGAAAAAAACAATATATAATAAAAGATTTACAAGAAGTAAAAAGGGCATATGAAAGTTTGAAAAAAGTTAACTGA
- a CDS encoding putative ABC transporter permease subunit: protein MSRFISLTKVFIKTNLGIYNKEDKKKAIVLVILLALGFMPLLKSLSASTSNIYDILKQINEESIILYMGIAATSLAIFIFAIFHVMNTFYFSMDIENLIPLPLRSYEIIGSKLILIIIYEYITEIIFLLPVLIQYGIKINAGLVYYIYGAIIFLINPIVPTILCTILIMVIMRFSNLGKNKDRFKMISGVVALSIGIGINLFIQSITSRNQSKDQIENMIMTIKGKYVGVLSKIFPTTKSGVYSLIEHNNFKGFIYICLFLIITLLFLVAFIYIGEKLYLKGVVGISETTSTRKAIEDADLHRYTKKRSVITSYVLKEIKVLLRTPIYFMNCILMNFLWPVFFIAPIAMQGELSEIIQEVNAILQDIDGIKFVVIIAFSVVLFITATNGIAASSISREGQNLYFNKFVPLDAKNMFMAKILTAVIIEFVSIFFILLTISLIIKVPLIVIISIVIITIPAMFFSSLMGLIIDLYYPKLNWDNEQKAVKQNFNIIGNMALNTILAVITATLFIKLNLNLITTILLIIAIYTLINILMYIFLKNKGVAIFNNIEN, encoded by the coding sequence ATGAGTAGGTTTATATCTCTTACAAAGGTTTTTATAAAGACCAATTTAGGTATATATAACAAAGAAGATAAAAAGAAAGCCATTGTATTAGTAATACTATTAGCTTTAGGATTTATGCCTCTTTTAAAGAGTTTATCTGCTTCAACTTCAAATATTTATGATATATTAAAACAAATAAATGAAGAAAGCATAATTTTATATATGGGTATAGCAGCTACTTCTCTAGCTATATTTATATTTGCTATATTTCATGTAATGAATACATTTTATTTTTCTATGGACATAGAAAATTTAATTCCACTGCCATTGCGTTCCTATGAAATAATAGGAAGTAAATTAATACTTATAATTATATATGAATATATAACAGAAATAATATTTTTATTACCTGTACTAATACAATATGGTATAAAGATAAATGCGGGATTAGTTTATTATATATATGGAGCTATAATATTTTTAATAAATCCAATAGTTCCTACAATTTTATGCACTATATTAATAATGGTAATTATGAGGTTTTCTAATTTAGGAAAAAATAAAGATAGATTTAAGATGATAAGTGGAGTTGTTGCCTTATCTATAGGTATAGGAATCAACCTATTTATACAAAGTATTACTTCTAGAAATCAAAGCAAAGATCAAATTGAAAATATGATAATGACAATTAAGGGTAAATATGTAGGAGTTTTATCTAAAATTTTTCCTACCACTAAATCAGGGGTGTATAGTTTAATAGAACATAATAATTTTAAAGGATTTATTTATATATGTTTGTTTTTAATAATAACTTTATTATTTTTAGTTGCATTTATATATATAGGAGAAAAGCTGTATTTAAAAGGAGTTGTTGGAATTTCAGAAACTACTTCTACAAGAAAAGCTATAGAAGATGCAGATTTACATAGATATACTAAAAAGAGAAGTGTTATTACATCTTATGTGTTAAAAGAAATAAAAGTTCTTTTAAGGACACCTATATATTTTATGAATTGCATATTGATGAATTTTTTATGGCCAGTATTTTTTATAGCACCTATAGCTATGCAAGGAGAATTAAGTGAGATAATACAGGAAGTTAATGCTATATTACAAGATATTGACGGTATCAAATTTGTAGTTATTATAGCTTTTTCAGTTGTATTATTTATAACAGCTACAAATGGCATAGCTGCATCATCTATATCAAGAGAAGGACAAAATTTATACTTTAACAAATTTGTACCATTAGATGCAAAGAACATGTTTATGGCTAAAATATTAACAGCAGTTATAATAGAGTTTGTGAGTATATTCTTTATTTTATTAACAATAAGTTTGATAATTAAAGTACCATTAATTGTCATTATAAGTATAGTTATTATAACTATACCGGCTATGTTTTTTTCATCTTTAATGGGTTTGATTATAGATTTATATTATCCTAAATTAAATTGGGATAATGAACAAAAGGCAGTAAAACAAAATTTTAATATAATAGGCAATATGGCATTAAATACAATATTAGCCGTGATAACAGCTACTTTATTTATAAAACTAAATTTGAATTTAATAACTACAATATTACTTATTATTGCAATATATACTTTAATAAATATACTTATGTATATTTTTCTAAAAAACAAAGGAGTAGCTATATTTAATAATATTGAAAATTAG
- the thiT gene encoding energy-coupled thiamine transporter ThiT — MNLLSLGENLLEIVSNPNSILTLLGLMLVVIILLKSKKIKLTPALICSIGLALALATILDMFKLTKLPNGGSVTLGAMVPIILMALLYGPEVGFLTGFLYGLIKLILGPYILHPLQVLFDYPLPFMALGLAGYFKNNKILGTIMAILGRFVFHFIAGVVFWGSTAPESMSSYLYSLIYNGSFLSVNALICIVIIYVLPIENIYKIINKKSYYKVL; from the coding sequence ATGAATTTATTATCTTTAGGAGAAAACTTATTAGAAATAGTTAGTAATCCTAATTCCATATTAACACTACTAGGTCTAATGTTAGTAGTAATAATTTTATTAAAATCTAAAAAAATAAAATTAACTCCAGCATTAATTTGTAGCATAGGACTAGCATTGGCTTTAGCTACTATTCTAGATATGTTTAAGCTAACAAAGCTTCCAAATGGAGGTTCAGTTACACTTGGAGCAATGGTTCCTATTATATTAATGGCTCTTTTATACGGTCCTGAAGTAGGTTTTCTAACTGGATTTTTATATGGCCTTATAAAATTAATATTAGGTCCATATATACTTCATCCACTTCAAGTTTTATTTGACTATCCATTACCTTTTATGGCTCTTGGATTAGCTGGATATTTTAAAAACAACAAAATTTTAGGAACTATAATGGCTATATTGGGAAGATTTGTTTTTCACTTTATTGCAGGAGTAGTATTCTGGGGAAGTACAGCACCTGAATCTATGTCTTCTTACTTATATTCACTAATATATAATGGATCTTTTTTATCTGTAAATGCTCTTATATGTATTGTGATAATATATGTTTTACCTATTGAAAATATATATAAAATTATAAATAAAAAGTCTTATTATAAAGTTTTATAA